The Candidatus Sulfotelmatobacter sp. genomic interval CACGCCCAAAGACTTGGGCAACAAGGGCGTTCGGGTCGGCGCGGGCACGTCGGGATCGGTCGTCGAGGCGTATCAGGACCAGACGCTGCGCAACCTCGCGCGCACCTACGGCGCCGACTTTCCCGAGAAGTACAAGGCCAACACGGTGACCACCGCGGCGCTCTCGACCAAGTTCTACCCGCAGATGGACGAAGGCGTGATCGACGCCGCGATCGCCCTCTCGTCCGAGGTCACGCCCAGCGACACGAAGTACGTCGTCGTGGCGCTGCCGGCCGACACGACGGTCACCAACCGCTACATGGTCAACGTCGTCAAGAACGGCGCGCACGTCGACGCCGCCAAGGAGTTCATGGCCTATGTCTCCGGCTCCGACGTCCAGGCGATCTGGCGCTCGAACCACTTCGATCCGAAGTAGCGCCCGTGGGCACGGCGCTCGCCTCGCGGCGAGTGCCGTCGCGCTCGTGCTGGGCAGCACGCCGTACGCTCAGGCCGGCCAGAAGCCCGGCCCGTGGCATTACCGCTCGATCCCGTGCGTCGACACGACCGTCACCTCGGTCGAGCCGCGGCTGACGACCGACGGCCGTACCACCTTCACCGCGCGAGACTTCGACGCCAGCGGAGTCGAGGTCGTGTTCGCGACCACGCTCGGCTCCGATCCGGCGCAGAAGCCGGCACCGGTGGTCGTCATTCACTACGAAGGGACGGCCGGCAACGACGTCATGCGGCGCGAGCATCCCGGCGACCGCGTGCAGGTGTGTTTCTTGGGCGGCCCGGCACCGAGCGAGACGTGCGATCCGGACACGGACCCGCGCGAGCGGCAGTACCGCGTGTACGACTACCGACAGCACGCGGCGTACACGGGGATGAACAGCGAGCACGGCTGCGGCGGCGCGTAGGCCGGCACGTGGCTCAGCGTACCGTCGGCAAGACGAACGCGATGATCAATCCGATCGCCGCGATGACGGCGGCTCCGAGGAGCGCCGTGCGATCGCCGAGCGGCGCGACCTGATCGCGGCGCAAGGCGCGCGCGGTGACGACGTACCGGTAGCCGCCGTACAAGCCGCACGCGGCGCCGAAGACCGCCATCGCCGAGCCGAAGGCGGCCCCGATGCCGGTCTGCGGCGGCAAGGTCAAGTGCACGAGCGCCGCCGCCTCGCGCACGTACAGCGTGAAGCGCGCGATGACGAAGCCGAACGCGATGAACGCCAGCGCCGTCCGCGCGTAGGCGAGGAAGGTGCGTTCGTTGGCCAGGACGTCCGTCGCGCGCAGATCGCTCACCGAAGTGCCGGTCACGATAGCACAGTCGCGCGGTTTTTTCAACGACGCCGCCAGCGGGCGTCGGCCGGATCGTACTCCAGCACGACGTCGGGATGCACGGAGACGGAAACCACCCGCACGCGCGCGTGCGCGTAGGCGTAGAACAGGCCGGCCACGCTGATCCCTTCGGGTCCCGTGCCGTCCGGTTCCAGCCACGGCTCGGCCGTCCGCGTCGCGACGGTCGCATTCTCCGCGACGCCGGCGACCAGACCGTGGCGCAGTGCCTGTATGAAGGCGCGCTGCGCGACCGCGTCGGGCTCCAGCTCGCGCACGACTCGCACGTTGGTGGCCTGCGTCATCGCCGCGACCAAACCGATCGCCACCGCTCCGACGACCGGCGCGACGCGCGGGAAACGGCCGCGCGCGGCCAAACAGACGGCGACCAGAATCAGCGCCGCGCCGAAGTACTCGCCGAAGACGGGCAGGTACCCCAGGCCCAGGCGCAACTCGTGTTGGTACTTCACCAAGATCGCGACCGGCGCGGCCAAGAGCAGCACGACCAGCGCGCCGATCGCCGCCAGCGGTCCGGCGCGCGCGGCGTCGTCGAGCCGTCGCAGCGCGACCCACGCGGCGACGGCGAACGCCGCGACCAGCAGCGGATCGACCGGCGCGTTACGCCAGAAATCGTCCAGCGAGGAACGGCCGAAGATCCCGTTCGGATCGGCCGCCCAGTACACGAGCGGAAACGCGGCCGCGACCTGATCGAAGGCCGCGACGAGCAGCGGCACGGGCGCCAGTGAGAGCGCATAGCTCCCGTGCGGCGGAAAGGCCAGGTGCAGTGCGACGCCGAGCGCCATCAGCAGCGCGCTGAGCGCGAGAAACGGCGCCGCGCGACGCAGCGCGACGGCCCAGCTCGGCGTCCGCGTTCGCGCCAGCGCGAGGTAGAGCAGCCCGAAGGCATACACCTCCTCGTAGGTCAGCCCGGCCACGACGGCCAGCACGAACGCCACGGTGCGCCGGCCCGTACCCGCCCCGGCGAACGCGAGCAGCGAGAGCAAGACGGCGATCGCGACCACTTGGGGCATCCCGTTGTAGGCCAGCAGTGCATCGTGATAGGCGCGCTCTTGCAGGATCGCGCAGACGACGAGCGCGGCGAGGTTCGCCACGCCGAGGCTGGCGTAGACCGCGACGCAACGCCGAAACAGCTCGACGGCCACCAGCGTGAGCACGATCAGCAGCCACTTGTACGCCAGCACATCCGTGAAGGTCGCGAACACCCAGAACTTCTCGACCACCAACCCCGGGTAGAAGCGAGCGTTCCCGAACAGCCACAACGCGAAGGCGTGCTGCATGATCGCGAGCAGCGACTCGTGCCGCAACGCCAACCAGCCGGGCAGCGCCCAATAGTAGGCGTCGTCGGCGTACCAGCCGGTCCGCAGCGAGGGCGCTATGACGACGAAGCCCAACAGCGCGACGACGAACGGGAACAGCAGGCCGCCGGCGGCGTCGATTCGATCGCGCCTCACGTTGCGCACGGCTTCGCGCAGCGCTCCTGAAAGCCTCGAAGCGGAGGCACCGGCGCCGGCGGTTGAGAACGTCGGCTGCGTGCACCCCGTCCGGCCCAACCCACAGCTGCAGCCCATCAAGATCGAAGGCGAGGGCCCGGTCTACGAGGGCGTGGTCGCACTCTGCGAGGGGCGCGGCTACCGCGTCGTCGGCGAGGGCGACGCCGCGCTGTTCGTGTTGGCGGCGACGACGCGCATCGTGCGCAAGGCCGAGTACAGCGCGCCGCCATTGGGAACGCTGTGCTTCCATCCGAGCCTCTTGCCGCGGCATCGCGGGCGCGACGCGGTGTATTGGACCCTCAAGCTCGGGGAGATGGAGACCGGCGTCACCTGGTTCTGGGTGACCGACCAGGTCGACGCGGGCCCGATCGCCGTGCAACGCGCGTTGGCGATCCCGTCCGGCATCCGGCCGCGCGACCTCTACAACGAGTACCTCGCGCCGCTCGGGGTGGACGCGTTCGCGGACCTGCTGCTCGATCTCGAAGCCGGAATCGTCCGCCGCGTCGAGCAGGACGAGCGGCTCGCGACCTACGAGCCGCCCCGAGAACGCAAGCCCGAGAGCGCTTAGCCGGCGAGCCGGCCCTTTTCGCGCTCGAGCTCGCGGTCGCGCCGCACCTCGAACGTTCCGCTGACGGTCTGCGGAACGCGCAGCTTGCGCAGGTCGAACGCGGAGCGATACGCCGCCGGCACTTCTTCGACTGCGTAGATCCGCCACAGGCTGTCGTAGTCGGTCACGCTGACGGTGCGGAACGGCGGCCCGGCGACGCGCGTGAGCCGGTGCTCGTCGACGTCGTCGAGCAAGAACGAACCGTCCGAAAGCCGGAAGCCGTCTTGCAGCCAGCCGCCGTCACCGGTGTAGCGGTGCACGACCTGGAATCGTTCGTCGAGCAGCAGCAGCTCTTGCGCCCAGCTGTTGGCGAGCGACCAGCCGCCGGGGATGCGGCGAATCGCGTGCGGGCGCGCAAGCCCGTCGATCAGCACCTCCGGCGCGCGCTCGGGAGCCGCGCGGTCGATGCGCAGCAACATCCCTTGATGGAAGAGCGTCGTGAGGACGAAGCGCTCGTCGTCGTCGGCGAACGCGACGCTGTTCAAGTGCGTGGTCTGATACCGGGTGTGATATTGCACGCCGCGATGATCGGTGCCGCGACCGCTCTCGCGCACGTGCCCGGACGGCGCCGTCGCGAAGCCGTGCTCGGGGGCCCACCACTGCCAGATCGTGTTGCCGTCCAGGTCCACCTCGACGATCCCGTCGCTTCCCGTGCACGCGACCAGCAGCCCGCGCGAGCTGCGCACGATGCCGTGGCAGTCGTTGAAGGCCGGGTTCGAGATGCGCCGCACGATCCGCGAGGGCGTGGAGCGCACGTCCACGACGAAGATGCACGCCGACTCGCCGTCGGCGACGTACAGGACGTCGTCGGCAAAGGTGAAGCCCATCGGCGTCACCAGGCCCTCGCCCCAGTTCTCGCGCCAGGCGACGGTGCCCGCGTCGAGATCGTAAATGACGAACGTCCCGCGAAAGGGACGCTCACCGACCAAGTTCGAGCGCACGTCGTCGGCGGCGCGCGCGACGTAGTCGTCCTTCCGCCACGTCAAGGGCAGGTCGCGCGGCGTCTCGGTCGAGCCGATGTTGAGGGTCGCGCTGGTGCTCCGCTTCGGATCGATGCGCGCGCCGGGCACCGGCGGAATGCCGCCTTCGATGCGCCAGCGCCGACGCAGCAGGTCGAGTCGTGTCGAAACGACGGACGCGGCTACATACACGAGTCAGATCCCCGCATCGTTCGAGCCGGAGAAGCACACTGCATCATCACACCCAGTCTGACAGATCCACCGGTCATGAGCGCCTGCCGGGGACATCCCCAGCATGCGGACCGCACGTTTGCTTTGTCAAGAGCCGCGGAGTACGTGTGGTCTTGCTTCAGAGTATCGGCAGCTTTGCCGCGAGAACGCATTTGCCAAGGATCACACCAAAAATAGCTACGATCACCGCCGCGATGAGGATCGGCGCGAAGGCCACCGCCGGGACGTGGGTCACGTCCCACGACGCGCCCGCGAGCAGCGTCGTGACGAACGCGATCGCGTACCCGAGCGCGAATGTGCCGCCGGACACACGTGCCACGTCCTCGGGCGCTGCGAGCAGGGCCGGCATCGCGAAGCTCAGCGTGAGCACGTACGCGGCACACAGACCGAACAGCCCCGATGCGACCAGCTCGCCCGTCGCGCCGCCCCAGATGAACGCGCACAGCGCGCCGAGCACCAGTCCGGCGACGAACAGCGAGCTGACGGGGCGCCCCAGCAGGCGCAGTGGGATCAGGCCGACCAGCAGCGAGGCCGGCAGCTGACCGACGTTGAGCACGCTCAGCGCGGGTCCGACCAAATGGGGCTGGCCCGTCGCGTGCAGGTAGTCGGGGATGAAGGTGTTGGCACCGAAATAAGCTAGGCTCGCGGACGATTGAAACACGCCGATCTGCCACACGCGGCGATCGCGCAGGTCGGGAAACCAGCGCGAGCCCGGTGCGGGTCGCTCGTTGCCGCCCAGCGGCACGAGCAGCACGGCGAACGCCGTCACCACCACGAACGCGCTCCACACCGCCAGCGCGCGTTCCCAACTCCCGCCGAGCAGCGGCACGACCAGCGGCAGCGTCAACGACGCCGGGATCGCCTCGCCGATCAACAGCCCGTTGGCCCAGATGCCGGTCGCCAGCGCGACGCGGCCGGGGAACCACGCGCGCGAGAGCGCGGCCAGCGTCGGTTGACTGATCGCGATGCCGAGCCCCATCACGATCGTCATCGTGAACAGCATCGGAATCGACGGGCCCACGCCGCGCAGCGCGGCCGGCAACGCGATCGCGAACAGGCCGGCGCCGAGCGCGCGCCGCGGCCCGAGCCGCGAGACCAGCAGCGAGCCGAAGACCGACGCCAGCGCCATCACCAGCACCGGGAGGTTCGAGAGGGCGGCGATCCCCGACTCGTCCAGCCGCAGGGCGCGATGGATCGACGGGATCAAGGGCGGAACGGCCAGTAGGGTGAGGCGCAGGTCGACGCCGGCACACCACAACACGGTCCCGCGGGCGAAACCGCGCGCGTCGGGCATGAGCCGTCCTCTCTCGCCGCCGAGCTGACGCTCCCTCCGAAGGCGAGCGTGGAATCGCGGCAGCGGCGGGGAAGGCTGTCCGCGTGTGGCGGACCGCTCCGATCTGGGCGTGGGATCGCGTGATCGCCTCGGACCCGGGGCTCACGCGACTCGCTACCGCCGTGCGCACGACCCTCTCGGTGGCGCTTTCGGTGGTCGTGGTCGGCACGTTGGCCAGCGCCTATCACTTCTCGCCCAGCGTGACGGTGCTGGCGGCGATCGTCGCGATGCAGACGGCGATCGCGGTCAACGATCCGCACCCGCGCGGCACGACGCTGCTGGTGCCGATCCCGGGCGCGATCGGCGCGGCGTTGGGCACGCTCGTCGCGGGCCACGCCGTCGTCGGCGACGTCCTGTTCCTGATCGTGCTCTTCACCGCGGTCGCGATCCGCGCGCGCGGCCCGCGCTGGACGGCGTTCGGCACGATCGCGATGATCACGTACTTCCTCACGCTCTTCTTCGGGGCCACGCGCGAGGAATTGCCGCAGCTGATCGTCACCATCGTCATCGCCGCGCTGCTGACGTACCTGGTGCGCTTCGTGCTCTTGCCGGACCGGTCGGATTGGCTCGCGCAACACACGCTCGACGCCTTCGTCGCGCGCGTACGTCTGGTCGCCGGCGCGTCGCTCGACCTGCTCGCGGCGAGCGACGAGGAGCGCGCGCTGCAACGCCTCCGGCGCGTCGTCGAGCAACTCAACGCCACGGCGCTGACGATCGAGAACCGGTTGCGCGCGGGCGACAGCGGCGACGTCGAAGAGGTGCGCATCGTCTTCGACGCGGAGCTGGCGGCGGAAAACCTCGCCCAAGCGGCGATCCGGCTGCGCCGTTCCGGCGCTCCGACCTCGCGTGCGCTGTGGCTGGCGCTCCGGGCGCTGCGGTCGAGTTCGCCGCAGCGTGCCGCGCGGATCGCCGGCCGGGTCGACGACGACGCCGGCGCCGGCGCCGAAGCTCGCGAGCTGGCGACGGCGATCTGCGACTTGGTCGCCTCGGTCGCGCAGGTGCGCTCGACGGTCGAACGGCTGGCGGTGACCGACCAGCCGTGGGGGGCGGGAGCCGGCGCCCAGCAGCCCGCGCTGCGGCAGGCGGTCCAGATCACCGTCGCGTCGGCGGCGTCGATCGCCGTCGGCGAGCTGCTCTCACCCTCGCGCTGGTTCTGGGCGGTGCTGGCCGCCTATTTCGTGTTCAGCGGCACCGCCTCGGCGGGCGAGACGCTCGCGCGCGCCTGGCAGCGCACGATCGGCACCGCCGTCGGCGCGCTGGCCGGCATCCTGCTGGCGCACCTGCTGCGCGGGAACGAGATGCTCGACGTCGCGGCGGTCTTCGTTTTCCTCTTCTGTGCGATGTACACGCTGCGCATCTCGCAAGCCGTGATGATCTTCTTCATCACCGCCGACCTCGCGCTGCTCTACGCACTGCTCGGCAGCTTCAGCAACCAGCTGTTGGAGATTCGGCTGGCCGAAACGGCGATCGGCGCGCTTTTCGGCGGGCTGGCCTCGACCCTGATCTTTCCGACGCGCACCGCCGACGTCATCGCCTCGAGCGCACGCGACGCGCTCGAGGGCGCCGTCGGCGCCGTCACGGCCACGATCGACAAGCTGCTCGACGCGCGCAGCACCGAAGACCCGATCGACGCCGCGCACGAGCTCGACGATCGCATCCAACGCTTCGTCGTGCGCGCGCGTTCGATCGTCTCGGCGCCGGCCGCCGTCACCGGAGCCAGTCACGACCTGCGGCGCTGGATGTACTCGCTCGCCCAGTACAGCTACTACGCGCGCAACGTGGCCAGCCTGGTCGATCGCGAGCCGGGCCTAGCGCAGGGCCGTGCGGCCGAGGCCCTGCGCGAGCTCGAGCCGGCGATGCTTGCGAACATCGCCGCCGCCCAAGCGTGGCTGGCCGATCACAAGGACCACGCCACCGTCGACACCGCCGCGCAGTTCGACGCGATCCGCCGCGCGCAGCCCGACCTCACCGCCGAAGCTCACTTGCTCGAGCGCCTCGACCGTACCATGGCACGCCTGGCACGCGAGGCGGGCACGCTGGTGCGCTAGCGGGGCAGGACCCCAGGCCCGCCGGCGTGAACGGTCGTCGGTCGCCCGGGGGATTAGCTCAGTTGGTAGAGCACCTGCATGGCATGCAGGGGGTCAGGAGTTCGAGTCTCCTATCCTCCACCAGTCGCCGTTGGCCCGCGTTCGTGCGAATGCGGGCCTTTCGTTTCGCAGAGCGGTAGCCCGTGGTGCTGTCGGGGAAGAGCAGGCGCATGACCATCTCCATCGTTTTGGTCGTGGTGATCGTCGCGGCCATCGCGATCGCGTGGGTCGCGGTACGGCGCGAGCATGTCCCGGCGCGACCGGAGCGCGCGACCACCACCGTCGTTCCGAACGAGACGAGCGCCGACGCGCAGATCCTCGAGCAGTTACGACTCGCCGGCGCCGACCTCACCAAACCGACGGAGCTGCGGTACTATCTCTACGTCCCGACGCGTGCGCAGGCGGAGCAGGCCGCGGCCGAGCTCGTCGCGCGCGGCTACACGCCGGAGCTGCGCGCACCGCGGGGCCTGCGCCCCGACGGCAAGGTCGACACCGAATGGGCCGTGATCGCGGTCGAAACGCACGTCCCCTCGCCCGAGCACGTCGGCGCGTCACGGATCCTCTTCCACCGCCTCGCGACGACCTTCGGCGGCGTCTACGACGGCTGGGAGGCCGCCGTCTCACCCTGAGCGCGCCCTTGTCACGCCGGCGCGCGTCGGCTATCATCGAGCGCGCGGAGGGCGCTGGGCCGTCGCGGCGCAGGTGCGTCGAGGAACGTCCGGGCTCCATCGGGCAGGGTGCAGGATAACGTCCTGTCGGGGCAACTCGAAGGAAAGTGCCACAGAAACATACCGGACAGCTTCGCCCGGTGCATGCCGGGCGAAGCCTCTAAGGGTGAAATCGTGCGGTAAGAGCGCACGGCGCTCCACGGTGACGTGGGCGCGGGTAAACCCCACCTGGAGCAAGACCGCTCGATTCGGGCTCTTCGGAGCTCCCGCCGGCCCGGCGGAACGAGCAACGTCGCAACGAGGTCGACCGTGAGGCCGGCCCCAGAGAGATGACGGCCACCGCCTTCGGGCGGAACAGAATCCGGCGTATAGGCGCTCCTCCGCGCTTTGCTCTTCGCCAGGAAACGCTCCGGCTGCCGGTGGAACGCCGGCAAGGGTGCGGCGGTCCGTCGAGCGTGTTCTGCGCGTGCTTCCCGCGGTGCTGTCCTTCGTATTGCCGCTCGCGGCATATACGTGGTCGATCTCACCGTGGCCGGACGGCTGGGACTACGGCGAAGCGCAAACAGTGCCGTATCTGGCGGGCATCTTCCACCCGACCGGCTTCCCGCTCTACACGATCGTCGGCTGGCTGATCTCGCACGCGCTGCCGATCTCGAGCGTGGCGTGGCGCTTGAACCTGCTCTCGGCGCTGTCGGTCGCCGGCGCGTGCCTGGCCGTCTACGCCCTCGCGCGTGGGTTCGGTGCGCACCCGCTCGCCGCGCTCGGCGCGGCGCTCGTGTTCGGCTTCTCGCAAGAGGTGTGGCTGCGCGGCATGCGCGCCGACGTCCACGCGTTCGTCCTGGCCGCGATCGGTGCCACGCTGGTCGTTCTCCAGCGCGCGCTGCTCGAGCGTTCCACGCGCGCATTCGTCCTCGCCGCGGGGCTGACCGGCTGCGGCTTGGCCATCCATCCCAACGCGATCTGGCTGCTGCCGGGGCTCGCGCTCGCCGCCATCGTGCTTCGGCGCGCGTTCACGCCGCGCATCGCGGGCGCTTCGCTGCTCGCACTGCTCGCGCCGCTGCTCTTCTATGCGTATTTGCCGTTGCGCGCTTGGGTCATCGCCGCGCAGCATCTCGACCGCAACGACGCTCCGCCGCTCGACGGCGCCGGAACGTCGGTCTACGGCGCGGTTCATCCCGACACGTGGTCCGGCTTCGTCACCGAGATTTCCGGGTCGCAGTTCGGCGCCGCTTCGTTCTTCTCGCAGTCGCTCGACCCGCGCCAGTGGTTCACCGACGCGCTGCAATGGGCGGCGCAAGCACAGCTGCGCTTGACGACGATCGTCGCGGTGCTGGCGTTGTGGGGCATCGTCCTGATCGTCATGCGACTGCGCGCGCTGCTGCCGGTGCTGGTCGGCGGCTTCGCCTCGGTGCCGTTCGCATTTGCGTACATGCCGGTCGAGCCGGATTTCGCACGCTACTTGCTGCCCTCGCTGCTGGTCGCGACGGCAGCCGCCGCCGGGATCACGCAGGCCGTCCGGACCGGCCGGCCGCGCGCGGTCACCACGGGGGTGCTCGTCATCGCGCTCTTCGGCGCCGCCGCCACGCAGCTCGAAGCGAACCGGAACTTGCTCGGGTATCACGACTCGCGCAACGCGCAGGACACGATCGATGCGGTCGCCGCGCACACACCGGACGGCTCGATCGTGATCGCAGAGTGGCTCGACGGCGCGGCGCTGCTGTACGGCGAGTACGTCACCCACGAGCTCGGCGCGCGCAGGGTCTTCATCGGCTGGCCGACGGACGTCCCGGCGACCCTTCGACGCTGGACGGCCAGCGAGCGCGTGTTCGTCGACGCCGACTTCGTCCTGCGTCCGCAGGTGCGGCACGTCGTGCCGCCGGCCTGGCTGCGCGATCGGGGACGGTGGCACGACCAGCAGCTGCTCGAGGTCGTGCCCCGCTCGGCCCCGACCGCAACCGGTGGGGCCCGACACCGGTCAAGCCGAATGATGGCTACCGTGGCCCACTTTTCCAAGGACATGACCGTCGAGCAGGCGTTCAAGACGCACGCCGGCGCACGCCGCGTTTTCGCGCGCTTCCACCTGGGCGGCTGCTCGCACTGCTCGATCTCCGAGACCGAGACGATCGAACAGGTCAGCGAAGGCTACGGCATCCCGCTCGGCCTGCTGATGGACGATCTCGAGAAGCTGTTCGACCAGCCCGCGCTCGAGGTCGGCGACACCGTCAAGCTGCCGGACGAGATTCGGACCAAGATCCCGCAACTGGCCTCGGTCCCCGAGTTCGGCAAGGTCACCGACCTGGCGGCCGGCGCCTACACGGTCGAGTTCGGCGAGGTCCGCCTGCAAGGGCTGGCCGAGGACTTCATCAAGGTCGATCCGGCCGCCGTCCCCGTTTAGAGAAGTTTGCGGTCGGCGAAGCTTTCGTCGGTCCCGTGCCAGTGGGTGAGCTCGCGCTCCCCGGCCTTCCAGCAGAGATAGACGGGGCGTCCCTCGCGCATCGACGGGAAGTCGAGCAGCCCGAGGTCGAGGTCTTTGACGACGCAGCCGTGCGCTTCGATCCGGTTGATCAGGCGCACGATCTCGGCTTTCAGCTCCGCGAACGCGCGCGAGCGGCGGCGCTCGCGGTTGGCGTCGGCGCGCCCGATGTGCAGCTCCGGGTCCGTCTCCAGCAGCCGGATCGCCAAGTCGCGCCGGCGCGTCCACAGCTCTTCGAGCAGCGGCTCCAGGACCGGAATGAGGGCATTGGCCTTCTCAGCAGAAAAGAGCTTCATCGATGCGTCGTCTCGTCATCGTAACGGGGCTCTCGGGCGCGGGCAAGAGCCAGGCGATGAAATCGTTCGAGGACTTCGGCTTCGCCTGCCTCGACAATGCGCCGCCGGTCATGGCCGTTCCGTTCGTGGCGTTGGCGCGCGAGGGCGGCCAGCGTGACGCCGCGCTCGCCCTCGACGTGCGCACCCTCGGTCCGTTCGGCGATCCGGTCGCCGCGGTCGAGGCGCTGCAGGCCGGCGGCCAGCACCCCGAGGTGCTCTTCCTCGACGCCGACGACGCCACG includes:
- a CDS encoding extracellular solute-binding protein — protein: MIMRFAAVLGAFALALVPAVSDAATTLTILAPPISQSSLDAIIKNYQKAHPDVAVTAQYAPSVTSLEMVKKNQPVDLIIVPDTLVDKNAPLFSGSALAFQNHTIVVVAKKSESKIHTPKDLGNKGVRVGAGTSGSVVEAYQDQTLRNLARTYGADFPEKYKANTVTTAALSTKFYPQMDEGVIDAAIALSSEVTPSDTKYVVVALPADTTVTNRYMVNVVKNGAHVDAAKEFMAYVSGSDVQAIWRSNHFDPK
- a CDS encoding DUF202 domain-containing protein; translated protein: MTGTSVSDLRATDVLANERTFLAYARTALAFIAFGFVIARFTLYVREAAALVHLTLPPQTGIGAAFGSAMAVFGAACGLYGGYRYVVTARALRRDQVAPLGDRTALLGAAVIAAIGLIIAFVLPTVR
- a CDS encoding formyltransferase family protein, coding for MHPVRPNPQLQPIKIEGEGPVYEGVVALCEGRGYRVVGEGDAALFVLAATTRIVRKAEYSAPPLGTLCFHPSLLPRHRGRDAVYWTLKLGEMETGVTWFWVTDQVDAGPIAVQRALAIPSGIRPRDLYNEYLAPLGVDAFADLLLDLEAGIVRRVEQDERLATYEPPRERKPESA
- a CDS encoding MFS transporter — its product is MPDARGFARGTVLWCAGVDLRLTLLAVPPLIPSIHRALRLDESGIAALSNLPVLVMALASVFGSLLVSRLGPRRALGAGLFAIALPAALRGVGPSIPMLFTMTIVMGLGIAISQPTLAALSRAWFPGRVALATGIWANGLLIGEAIPASLTLPLVVPLLGGSWERALAVWSAFVVVTAFAVLLVPLGGNERPAPGSRWFPDLRDRRVWQIGVFQSSASLAYFGANTFIPDYLHATGQPHLVGPALSVLNVGQLPASLLVGLIPLRLLGRPVSSLFVAGLVLGALCAFIWGGATGELVASGLFGLCAAYVLTLSFAMPALLAAPEDVARVSGGTFALGYAIAFVTTLLAGASWDVTHVPAVAFAPILIAAVIVAIFGVILGKCVLAAKLPIL
- a CDS encoding FUSC family protein, whose product is MWRTAPIWAWDRVIASDPGLTRLATAVRTTLSVALSVVVVGTLASAYHFSPSVTVLAAIVAMQTAIAVNDPHPRGTTLLVPIPGAIGAALGTLVAGHAVVGDVLFLIVLFTAVAIRARGPRWTAFGTIAMITYFLTLFFGATREELPQLIVTIVIAALLTYLVRFVLLPDRSDWLAQHTLDAFVARVRLVAGASLDLLAASDEERALQRLRRVVEQLNATALTIENRLRAGDSGDVEEVRIVFDAELAAENLAQAAIRLRRSGAPTSRALWLALRALRSSSPQRAARIAGRVDDDAGAGAEARELATAICDLVASVAQVRSTVERLAVTDQPWGAGAGAQQPALRQAVQITVASAASIAVGELLSPSRWFWAVLAAYFVFSGTASAGETLARAWQRTIGTAVGALAGILLAHLLRGNEMLDVAAVFVFLFCAMYTLRISQAVMIFFITADLALLYALLGSFSNQLLEIRLAETAIGALFGGLASTLIFPTRTADVIASSARDALEGAVGAVTATIDKLLDARSTEDPIDAAHELDDRIQRFVVRARSIVSAPAAVTGASHDLRRWMYSLAQYSYYARNVASLVDREPGLAQGRAAEALRELEPAMLANIAAAQAWLADHKDHATVDTAAQFDAIRRAQPDLTAEAHLLERLDRTMARLAREAGTLVR
- a CDS encoding ribonuclease E inhibitor RraB, whose translation is MTISIVLVVVIVAAIAIAWVAVRREHVPARPERATTTVVPNETSADAQILEQLRLAGADLTKPTELRYYLYVPTRAQAEQAAAELVARGYTPELRAPRGLRPDGKVDTEWAVIAVETHVPSPEHVGASRILFHRLATTFGGVYDGWEAAVSP
- a CDS encoding DUF2723 domain-containing protein, whose amino-acid sequence is MLSFVLPLAAYTWSISPWPDGWDYGEAQTVPYLAGIFHPTGFPLYTIVGWLISHALPISSVAWRLNLLSALSVAGACLAVYALARGFGAHPLAALGAALVFGFSQEVWLRGMRADVHAFVLAAIGATLVVLQRALLERSTRAFVLAAGLTGCGLAIHPNAIWLLPGLALAAIVLRRAFTPRIAGASLLALLAPLLFYAYLPLRAWVIAAQHLDRNDAPPLDGAGTSVYGAVHPDTWSGFVTEISGSQFGAASFFSQSLDPRQWFTDALQWAAQAQLRLTTIVAVLALWGIVLIVMRLRALLPVLVGGFASVPFAFAYMPVEPDFARYLLPSLLVATAAAAGITQAVRTGRPRAVTTGVLVIALFGAAATQLEANRNLLGYHDSRNAQDTIDAVAAHTPDGSIVIAEWLDGAALLYGEYVTHELGARRVFIGWPTDVPATLRRWTASERVFVDADFVLRPQVRHVVPPAWLRDRGRWHDQQLLEVVPRSAPTATGGARHRSSRMMATVAHFSKDMTVEQAFKTHAGARRVFARFHLGGCSHCSISETETIEQVSEGYGIPLGLLMDDLEKLFDQPALEVGDTVKLPDEIRTKIPQLASVPEFGKVTDLAAGAYTVEFGEVRLQGLAEDFIKVDPAAVPV
- a CDS encoding DUF2203 domain-containing protein is translated as MKLFSAEKANALIPVLEPLLEELWTRRRDLAIRLLETDPELHIGRADANRERRRSRAFAELKAEIVRLINRIEAHGCVVKDLDLGLLDFPSMREGRPVYLCWKAGERELTHWHGTDESFADRKLL